From one Trifolium pratense cultivar HEN17-A07 linkage group LG1, ARS_RC_1.1, whole genome shotgun sequence genomic stretch:
- the LOC123910152 gene encoding protein FAR1-RELATED SEQUENCE 5-like produces the protein MTSDEIRALEFGTVDEACEFYYRYGKSKGFAIRKSEIRRRGPEGSKKIVMRQFVCNKHGLRAKKYLCKIDRKREHRRLTRTNCAARLHVHYKPKKDRYVVSIFEEGHNHELTPSRYVHLHPTYRQISETDRAQIDGLQSRGIRTCHIMGYMVAQKGGYSSVGFTKKDLYNYFDKKMRDIIKDGDVAASLNYLNVKTSTDPMLYAEYAVNNNDGRMKSIFWADGSSRSDYFCFGDVLAFDTTYQKNKYNYPLVIFSGCNHHSQIVIFGAAIVSDETTETYKWVLKCFLECMEKKHPKAVVTDGDEAMREAIKHVFPNATHQLCSWHLNKNASDNVKNSEFLAGFKKAMYSNITKDEFEEFWSELIKENKLERNPWVAKTYANKSMWATAYLRDKFFGCFRTTSQCEAVNAIIKSYTRKKCSIFEFIHNFEQALRDYRNNEVVADFKSKCTEPVLTTHLHLIESDAAKVYTAEIFIEVKDQIMKVGALIVKDKHEVGDTKIYTLKKYCQDNYEREVVYDGSTF, from the coding sequence ATGACTTCTGATGAAATCCGTGCTTTGGAATTTGGTACTGTTGATGAAGCATGTGAATTTTATTATCGGTATGGTAAATCTAAAGGTTTTGCCATTAGGAAAAGTGAAATTAGGAGAAGAGGCCCTGAAGGtagtaaaaaaatagtaatgaGGCAGTTTGTATGCAATAAACATGGGTTAAGAGCGAAGAAATACTTGTGCAAGATAGATAGGAAAAGAGAGCACAGACGTTTGACCCGTACTAATTGCGCAGCTAGGCTTCATGTGCACTATAAACCCAAAAAGGATAGGTATGTAGTGTCAATTTTTGAAGAGGGTCATAATCATGAATTAACCCCGTCTAGGTATGTGCACTTACACCCCACTTATCGGCAAATTTCTGAAACAGATAGAGCTCAAATTGATGGTCTTCAGTCACGTGGAATTAGAACATGTCATATAATGGGATACATGGTTGCTCAGAAGGGTGGATATTCTAGTGTTGGGTTTACAAAGAAAGATCTTtacaattattttgataaaaaaatgcgtGACATTATTAAAGATGGTGATGTTGCCGCTTCTCTAAATTATCTAAATGTAAAAACATCTACTGATCCCATGCTCTATGCTGAATATGCCGTCAACAACAATGATGGACGAATGAAGTCTATTTTTTGGGCTGATGGGAGTAGTAGATCTgactatttttgttttggtgatGTGCTTGCCTTCGACACAACTTACCAAAAGAACAAATACAACTACCCATTGGTTATATTTTCAGGGTGTAACCACCACTCCCAGATAGTTATTTTTGGTGCTGCAATAGTATCGGATGAAACGACAGAGACATATAAGTGGGTGTTGAAATGTTTTTTAGAGTGCATGGAAAAGAAACACCCAAAAGCAGTGGTGACAGATGGAGATGAGGCTATGAGGGAGGCTATAAAACATGTTTTTCCTAATGCGACCCATCAGTTATGTTCTTGGCATTTGAATAAGAATGCAAGTGATAATGTAAAGAATTCAGAATTTTTGGCAGGTTTTAAAAAAGCCATGTACTCAAATATTACAAAGGATGAATTTGAAGAGTTTTGGTCAGAGCtgattaaagaaaataaacttGAACGAAATCCTTGGGTTGCCAAAACGTATGCGAACAAGTCAATGTGGGCAACTGCATATCTACGTGATAAGTTTTTTGGATGTTTTAGAACAACGTCTCAATGTGAAGCTGTTAATGCAATAATCAAGAGTTATACCAGGAAGAAATGCTCCATTTTTGAATTTATACACAATTTTGAGCAGGCTCTGAGGGACTACAGAAACAATGAAGTGGTTGCTGATTTTAAATCAAAGTGTACAGAACCTGTGTTGACAACTCACCTGCATTTGATTGAGAGTGATGCCGCTAAAGTTTATACGGCAGAGATTTTCATTGAAGTTAAAGATCAAATTATGAAGGTTGGTGCATTGATTGTTAAGGATAAACATGAAGTTGGGGATACGAAGATTTATACATTGAAAAAGTATTGTCAGGATAATTATGAAAGAGAAGTTGTTTATGATGGTTCAACATTTTAA